AAATGCTGCCATTGTTTTTCTTGTATCTAATTCCTTTTTATCTTTCATACTGTTACCCCCTTATTGAACATTAATAGTTATCTGTTTTGGTTTTGCCTCTTCTCTCTTAGGAACAGAGATTGAAAGAAAACCATTATCTAGTTGAGCCACAATTTTTTCACTATCTACATCGGTAGGAAGAGAGAGTGTTCTTTGAAATGAACCTTCCCAAATCTCTTTTCTGTAGAACTTACCTTTATCACTAACCTTATCCTTCTGTTTTGTTCCCTTAATAGTAAGAACATTGGATACTATTGATAATTCAATATCACTTTGCTCCATTCCAGGTAATTCACAGGTTATTTTATATTCACTTTTACTATCAGAGACATTAACTGCAGGAGTAAAATTTCTATCAAATAACCCTGAGTGTTTTGGGATACGATCATTGTTAAAAAGTTCATTTATTTCACTTTGCAATCTTGTGAAATCTTCCCAAGGATCATAGATGTTTCTGTTTTTTAATTTTACGATAGCCATATTAGCACCTCCAAAATTTGATTTCACTAATAGATATGCATTTTATGTGCCAACTTTATTGATGTTGGATATCAATGTTTGTAGGTTTTATAGGGTTAAACTCTGTTTTTATTCCAATATTTAGATATTTTTTGACACATAACAGCAGGAGCTGTCACAATAACTCTGTCATAGTGACTCTATTATATTTAATTAAATCCTAAATATGTGTATTTTTTACACGATTTAAGGTATTTATATATGGGAGGTTTTTAATATGACTCTCAACACTTTTAGTAACTGGGATTTTAAAAACATATCTCTTTTTTACTTTTAACCTCTTCTCTTTAATAACTAGAAGCTTAGTTGGATTCATTAATAAAAATCTTAATAAAAAGTTTAACTCCTTAATTTCTATAGTTGTATTAAAACTATATGGAAGAAAATTATAATCATAATACCCCTGAATTATTTTATTTAAGTCAAACCACACAATTTTTAATCCAACTATCCTATTTGCTATAAATGTAATTTTATCATTATTAAAGTATAGAGTTCCTGGGAGTTCATCTCCAAAATACTTTCTAATTACTGGGACAGAGAAGATAAACTCCTTATCAAAACGTTTAGCATCCTTATTATCTTCGATTCGACTATTTAGATTCCTTAGATTGTTATGTTTACGATCATATATATAACCTATAATAAATATCATTAAGCTTAGTACTAAAATGGATAGATCCTTTAAATAACTTATTAATGAAAAGTTAGCTAAATTTATAAACAACAAAATTACTCCTATTAATATTATAAGAATAAGTATTCTTGAAGGTTGTAACTTTAGTGAATCTTGGAGATACTTCTCATAATCTTGTTGGTCAATTAACTCTTTATTTAACATATATATAATCCTTGTATAAAAATCACAATAAAACTAAGATTAATGATAGAGGGAGAGAGAATTAATTAACAGATGAAACAAAGAAAAATTCTAATACTTATATATATTTTATTAAACTTCCAACTCTTCTCACAAAACACCCTAGATATTCCAGAACTATTAAGTTTTATATTTCCTCCCTTTACCGATGGTATGGGAAACGGAATTACAGAAAAGTACCTTATCGATGTATTTAAGAGCCAAGATTTAGAACTAAAAATAAATAAGTATCCTTTTACTAGAGCTTTTTCATATTTGAAAGATAAGGGAAATTACAACAAGATAATGATAATGGGGAAACTGTATGATTCATATAATCTTGAAGAAGATTTTGAAAAAATTATTTTATCCATTAATTATAGTACTTATATATTTAATAAGGATATTCACCCTACATGGGTGGAACATAAACCTAATTTAGAAGGAAAAAAATAGGGGTTCTTAGGGGGACTATTTTAAATGATGAAAGCTTAATAAACACTGCACAAATAGTAGAAGTAAATAGTATTGATAATGTGGATAAACTTTTAGCAAGCAATAGAATTGATATTTTCCAGACCTTGTACGGTACAGCACTATCTTACATTCAAGAAAATATTGAGGATAGGAAAGATCTTGAAATAGCTATGTGGTATAGAAATAAAATAGTAATTAATTTAGTAATACCTAAAAAAAATAAAAAGCTAATTAGTAGTATTAGACAAGGTATTTTAGATGTAGGATCGTATAATACATATAAAGAAAGAGTAGATATTTCACCGGATTAGAGCTATATTGAAAATATGACACAACTGATTATTTACTACTCTTATGAGGGAAATACCGAATTTATGGCAACAAAAATGGCTCAAAGTGTTGGAGCAGATTTAATGAAACTAAAGCCACTTAATGAGAAAAAGTTTACAGGTTTTATGAAATATGTATGGGGCGGAAGAGCTGCTGTGATGAGACAAAAACCTAAGCTAGGGGACCTAAGCCATAATATTGAAGAGTACAATAGAATAATTTTATGTACACCTGTATGGGCTGGGACATTCACACCTCCATTTAATACTCTTTTGCACAGTTATGATTTAAAAAACAGAGAGATCGGGCTATTTTGCTGTAATGCAGGAGGGATGGGAAAGGTTTTTACTAATTTTAAGAGGTTACTTTCTGGTAGTAAGATAATAGGGGAACTTGGAATCCTTGATCCCCTCAAATCAGATAGAGAGAAGAAGGTAGAACAAGCAGTTAACTGGGTTAAGAGTCTATAATACGGGTTGAAAAATTATCCTAACTCATAGATATTTATAGGTGAATAATTTAGGAGTGATTAATGTTTGGAGACTTAAAAATCTTTTCAGGGAATGCCAATAGACCTTTAGCAGAGGAAATATGTAGACATGCAGGTGTAAAGCTTGGGGATTGTAAAATAATAAAGTTTAGTAACGACAATATAAAAGTCGCATATAAGGAGAGCCTACGTGGTAAGGATGTTTACCTTGTACAACCATCCTGTATCCCTGTAAATGAAGGTCTTATGGAACTTTTAATCATGATTGATGCAGCAAAACATGCCAATGCAAGTAGAGTAACTGCTGTTATTCCATATTTCCCCTATGTAAGATCTGATAAAAAAGATCAACCTAGGATTTCTATTACTGCTAAATTAGTAGCGGACCTACTACAAACTGCTGGTGCAGATAGGGTAATGACAATGAATCTACACTCAGCCCAGATCCAAGGCTTCTTTAATATTCCTATTGACCACCTAATGGCTGGAAAGATACTAACAGAACACTGTAAAAATGATGGAATCGAAAACTCTGTTGTAGTAGCACCGGATGCTGGTAGTGCTAAACACGCAGGTCACCACGCAAAGAGACTAGGCCTTCCACTAGCCATATTAGATAAGAGACGATCAGATGATAGCGAGTCCCCTGTTATGGAAAATATAATTGGGGATGTTAAGGGAAAAAAAGCTCTAATCTTTGACGATGAAGTTGCATCAGCGGGCTCCTTAGTAGAGGCTGCAGAGGTTTTAGAGAAGTTTGGTGCTAGGGAGATAGTAGCATTTTGTGTACACGGTGTTTTATCCGGTAAGGCCATTGATAGAATTAATAGTTCAAACATTAAAAAACTTGTTGTAACTGATAGTGTTTTTATATCTAAAGAGAAGAGATGCAAGAAACTTGAAATTGTCTCTGTTGCAGAGCTCTTCGCTAAAGTAATTACCTATACCCACAATGGGCAACCTATAAGTGATCTATACAGCAGGCATTAAAATATAATCTTTCCCCTTTTCTGTAACCATATCACATAATATTAAATTGTCTGGTAGTATAACTTTTAATTTATTACCAGATATAGATTTAACACTAAGGCTATTTATCTCACAATCCTTCCAGCGAAAATCTAATATAAAGCCGCCTCTTACATGTAGCCCCTTGATCTCACCTCTACTTACCTCATTGGGAAGAGCAGGAAGTAAATGAATAGCACTACTACTACTTTGCACTATCATCTCAAGAATACCACTGGCTCCTCCTATATTTCCATCAAGTTGAAACGGAGGGTGATTATCAAAAAGGTTAGTTAGTGTAGAGTTTTCAATTAGTGCATTCATATTTTCCCACACCTTATCTCCACACTTTAATCTTGCCCATAGATTAATAATCCAAGCACGACTCCAACCTGTATGTCCTCCCCCACTCTCAAGTCTCTTATTCAAGGTGACTTTAGCAGCATCTAGATATTTCTGATTATTTTGAAACTGGAATCCAGGATATACACCATAGACATGGGATATATGCCTATGGCCAGGGTCTACCTCTGTAAACTCCATATCCCACTCCATAATTCTTCCGTCAGAACCTATAACACTCTCCTTTAAATTATTAAAAGCCTCTTTTATTTGGATTTTATACTCTTCATCCTTGTTGAGAATTTTAAGTGCCCTTAGATAGTTATAAAAGGTCTCCCACACTATCTGTTGAGCCATAGTAGAGCCTAGTGTGATATTACAAATTTCACTGGTTTTAGGGTCATAAAACATATTTTCAGGGGAACTAGCTGGTCCAAAAATAAGCTCTCCATTTTTATCATCTGTTAAATAATCCAGGAAAAAGAGACTAGCTTCTCTTAAGTACGGCAGAGCCCTTTTTAAAAGAAAATCCCTATCTCCTGTATAGTCATAATGCTCCATAAAGTGTCTACTGTTCCAACCTGAAGCTAGAGGCCACATACCATACTCAACCTCTCCAAAAGGTGCTGTAAATAACCAGACATCACTACAGTGATGACTTACACTACCTCTACAGTTGTAAACATTTTTAGCAGTTTCTCTTCCATTTGGAACTAAAGCTTCCACATAATCAAAAAATGGATTGTGACACTCAGGCAAACCAACAGCTTCACATAACCAGTAGATCATCTGAATATTAACATTTAAATGGTAATCACTATTCCATGGTGCTTCCATATCCTTACACCAAATTCCCTGTAGGTTAGAACAGAGGGTATTCTCTCTAGATGATGAGATTGTTAAATATCTTGCAAAGTTAAAATATAGGCTTAAGAAGGATAAGCTCCGATTTTTTTTATAATTAGTTAACCTAAGGTCTGTAGGTTCCAAGTCATAATCCTGTATGGATCCTAGGTTTAATGACATTCTATTATAGAGCTCTCTATGGTTTATTATATGCTGATCTTTAATGCTGTTATATTGATTTAAAACTTCAACATTTTCTGCATCATATGTTATTTTAGGAGAAGATGGATCTTTAAAGTTATAGTCTGTATTACATGTTATAACTATAATAAATGAGTTAGCGTTTTTTATAATAATTTTATCTTCATCTTTGACACAACTTCCTCCATTGACCTCAATAGAAACAATAGATTTAAACTTAACCCCCTTATGGGTACCACTATGTTCTGCTTGGCCTAAAATAGAAATTTTATTAAAAGATGATGCTACAATTTCCACATCACCCTCCCTTTCAAATTCTATCTCCCCACTTAAACTGCCAGGTAAGGATGAGACTGTTCTAGAGATTACACACTGCTCCTTCACAGGTATAAATGTTTCCCTAGTATAGTCTATTCCATCCTTTACCCATGTTATAGTTCCAATGGCCTTTGAAA
Above is a genomic segment from Thiospirochaeta perfilievii containing:
- a CDS encoding flavodoxin family protein; its protein translation is MTQLIIYYSYEGNTEFMATKMAQSVGADLMKLKPLNEKKFTGFMKYVWGGRAAVMRQKPKLGDLSHNIEEYNRIILCTPVWAGTFTPPFNTLLHSYDLKNREIGLFCCNAGGMGKVFTNFKRLLSGSKIIGELGILDPLKSDREKKVEQAVNWVKSL
- a CDS encoding Hsp20/alpha crystallin family protein encodes the protein MAIVKLKNRNIYDPWEDFTRLQSEINELFNNDRIPKHSGLFDRNFTPAVNVSDSKSEYKITCELPGMEQSDIELSIVSNVLTIKGTKQKDKVSDKGKFYRKEIWEGSFQRTLSLPTDVDSEKIVAQLDNGFLSISVPKREEAKPKQITINVQ
- a CDS encoding glycoside hydrolase family 95 protein translates to MNSKLYYLQAASEWNEALPLGNGTLGCMFYGGVEKEVLQLNHESIWAGPPVPENRSGANKYIKKAVKMLKKGKYLESQKLIQERVMDDRISPRSYQPLGNLLVSLKSMEGFSNYKRELDLSKAIGTITWVKDGIDYTRETFIPVKEQCVISRTVSSLPGSLSGEIEFEREGDVEIVASSFNKISILGQAEHSGTHKGVKFKSIVSIEVNGGSCVKDEDKIIIKNANSFIIVITCNTDYNFKDPSSPKITYDAENVEVLNQYNSIKDQHIINHRELYNRMSLNLGSIQDYDLEPTDLRLTNYKKNRSLSFLSLYFNFARYLTISSSRENTLCSNLQGIWCKDMEAPWNSDYHLNVNIQMIYWLCEAVGLPECHNPFFDYVEALVPNGRETAKNVYNCRGSVSHHCSDVWLFTAPFGEVEYGMWPLASGWNSRHFMEHYDYTGDRDFLLKRALPYLREASLFFLDYLTDDKNGELIFGPASSPENMFYDPKTSEICNITLGSTMAQQIVWETFYNYLRALKILNKDEEYKIQIKEAFNNLKESVIGSDGRIMEWDMEFTEVDPGHRHISHVYGVYPGFQFQNNQKYLDAAKVTLNKRLESGGGHTGWSRAWIINLWARLKCGDKVWENMNALIENSTLTNLFDNHPPFQLDGNIGGASGILEMIVQSSSSAIHLLPALPNEVSRGEIKGLHVRGGFILDFRWKDCEINSLSVKSISGNKLKVILPDNLILCDMVTEKGKDYILMPAV
- a CDS encoding ribose-phosphate diphosphokinase: MFGDLKIFSGNANRPLAEEICRHAGVKLGDCKIIKFSNDNIKVAYKESLRGKDVYLVQPSCIPVNEGLMELLIMIDAAKHANASRVTAVIPYFPYVRSDKKDQPRISITAKLVADLLQTAGADRVMTMNLHSAQIQGFFNIPIDHLMAGKILTEHCKNDGIENSVVVAPDAGSAKHAGHHAKRLGLPLAILDKRRSDDSESPVMENIIGDVKGKKALIFDDEVASAGSLVEAAEVLEKFGAREIVAFCVHGVLSGKAIDRINSSNIKKLVVTDSVFISKEKRCKKLEIVSVAELFAKVITYTHNGQPISDLYSRH